A region from the Riemerella anatipestifer genome encodes:
- a CDS encoding Rossmann-like and DUF2520 domain-containing protein, giving the protein MEIVIIGSGNVAFHLNNAFHEANIKVSQLFGRNEEALKLMSETTKTPYSTNALQNADLYIICVKDDVIAEVSQIIKDENTLVVHTSGSMPKDVLEGNYRKGCFYPLQTFSKNKVLDYTEIPFFIEAENIQDLDILKNLALRISPRVQEADYEKRKYIHLTAVFACNFVNHLYARAKEIADSQNIPFNYFIPLIEETMDKIYYLDPKKAQTGPAVRNDTRVLELHKQLITDETQLEIYNLMNQSIKKMYEL; this is encoded by the coding sequence ATGGAAATAGTAATTATAGGTTCTGGCAATGTGGCGTTCCACCTCAACAATGCTTTTCATGAAGCAAACATAAAGGTTTCTCAACTATTTGGACGAAACGAGGAAGCCTTAAAACTCATGTCTGAAACCACAAAAACTCCCTATTCCACCAATGCTCTACAAAATGCCGACCTATACATCATATGTGTAAAAGATGATGTTATAGCGGAAGTTTCACAAATCATTAAAGATGAAAATACATTGGTAGTACACACTTCTGGCTCTATGCCTAAAGATGTATTAGAAGGAAATTACAGAAAGGGGTGCTTTTATCCATTGCAAACTTTTTCTAAAAACAAAGTCCTAGATTACACAGAAATTCCGTTTTTTATAGAGGCTGAAAACATTCAAGATTTAGATATTCTGAAAAATTTAGCTCTCAGAATTTCCCCAAGAGTGCAAGAAGCAGATTATGAGAAAAGAAAATACATACACCTCACCGCCGTATTTGCATGCAACTTCGTTAACCACCTCTATGCTAGAGCAAAAGAGATAGCTGACAGCCAAAATATTCCGTTCAATTACTTCATTCCTCTTATAGAGGAGACTATGGACAAAATCTATTACCTAGACCCGAAGAAAGCCCAAACGGGTCCTGCGGTAAGAAATGATACTAGAGTTTTAGAACTTCACAAGCAATTGATAACAGATGAAACTCAATTAGAGATATACAATTTAATGAACCAATCTATAAAAAAAATGTATGAGTTATAA
- a CDS encoding KdsC family phosphatase encodes MSYKQNLSKIKAFVFDVDGVFTDGSVYLMPDGSMCRTMNVLDGYAVVKAVKKGYKIGIITGGDDPMVKHRLHYLGIVDYYPKASKKIIDYEDFKIKHNLKDEEVLTMGDDLPDIEMMKASAISTCPPNAVPEVKAIADYISPVYGGKGAVRDVIEQVLKTQGDWQEDDTRSI; translated from the coding sequence ATGAGTTATAAACAAAATTTAAGTAAAATAAAGGCATTTGTATTTGATGTAGATGGCGTTTTTACTGACGGTAGCGTCTATCTAATGCCCGACGGTAGCATGTGCCGTACAATGAATGTTCTTGATGGCTATGCGGTAGTAAAAGCTGTAAAAAAAGGATACAAAATAGGCATCATTACAGGCGGAGACGACCCTATGGTAAAACATCGCTTGCATTATCTAGGCATCGTAGATTATTACCCTAAAGCCTCAAAAAAAATAATAGATTATGAAGATTTCAAAATCAAACATAATTTAAAAGACGAGGAAGTTTTAACCATGGGGGACGATTTACCTGATATAGAAATGATGAAGGCTTCCGCTATAAGTACTTGCCCACCGAATGCGGTGCCAGAAGTGAAAGCTATTGCAGATTATATTTCGCCTGTTTATGGCGGCAAAGGTGCGGTAAGAGACGTTATAGAGCAAGTATTAAAAACTCAAGGAGATTGGCAAGAAGACGATACTCGTTCAATATAA
- the dhaK gene encoding dihydroxyacetone kinase subunit DhaK, giving the protein MKKIINTPESFVVEMCQGMAKAHPELEFVEKYKIIKKKEINQEKVTLISGGGSGHEPAHAGFVGNGMLDAAVCGDIFASPSQIQVFNALKLTQSKKGTLMIVKNYSGDLMNFNDAASLAKDEGIEVEAVYVADDIAVKDSLYTVGRRGVAGTVLVHKIAGAKAEQGANLKEVKRVAQKVADNVRSFGFALTSCTVPAAGTPTFELGNDEMEFGVGIHGEPGRKREKILSANELAERIIPDIIEDLKLEKEEQIVLLVNGFGGTPLQELYLFNNSVTNVLEKKGISIHKTMVGNYMTSIDMAGASISLLRLDQELLDLLEAPVSTPALNWGNQMSNYEKSCVDAIEGLAKVLGNALPKNKDTIQKSAPSLEEEKNKEILYQVEGTPVINNIINTPGMVKLIDKMADIIITHEVDFCEADRNGDGDFGMSIAKGFKQLKKDWDTRKKGNIGEFLMSCSEIIMEYCGGASGPLWGNAFRYAGKASIDKQEIGVSELAELLQAAVIGIQETGERSFGRGAKVGDKTLIDALVPAADSLKDSAEKNIDLITAMKLSADAAKEGAEKTKGFAANLGRAGTVGDRSIGYPDAGAYGIGVIFSELYEFAKDFK; this is encoded by the coding sequence ATGAAAAAAATTATTAACACACCAGAATCGTTTGTAGTAGAAATGTGCCAAGGTATGGCAAAAGCTCACCCTGAACTAGAGTTTGTAGAAAAGTATAAAATCATAAAGAAAAAAGAAATCAATCAAGAAAAAGTAACCTTGATTTCTGGAGGAGGCTCAGGACATGAACCTGCCCACGCTGGTTTTGTAGGTAATGGTATGTTAGATGCTGCTGTATGTGGGGACATTTTTGCATCACCTTCTCAAATACAGGTCTTTAATGCACTAAAATTAACACAATCTAAGAAAGGTACTCTTATGATTGTTAAAAACTACTCAGGGGATTTAATGAATTTTAATGATGCCGCAAGCCTTGCAAAAGATGAGGGAATAGAAGTAGAGGCCGTTTATGTAGCTGATGACATTGCAGTAAAAGACAGTTTATACACTGTGGGAAGAAGAGGTGTCGCAGGGACAGTATTAGTTCATAAAATAGCAGGTGCTAAAGCAGAACAAGGTGCTAACCTTAAAGAGGTTAAAAGAGTAGCCCAAAAAGTGGCAGATAATGTGAGAAGTTTTGGTTTTGCTTTAACCTCTTGTACTGTTCCAGCAGCAGGAACACCAACCTTTGAGTTAGGTAATGATGAAATGGAGTTTGGCGTAGGCATACATGGTGAACCAGGGAGAAAACGTGAGAAAATTTTAAGTGCTAATGAACTAGCTGAAAGAATAATTCCTGATATAATAGAAGACTTGAAGCTAGAAAAAGAAGAACAAATTGTTCTTTTAGTCAATGGTTTTGGAGGCACACCATTACAAGAATTATATTTATTTAATAACTCTGTAACCAATGTATTAGAGAAAAAAGGCATCAGCATTCATAAAACAATGGTAGGAAACTATATGACTTCTATTGATATGGCAGGTGCATCAATATCTCTTTTACGACTAGATCAAGAGTTATTAGATTTATTAGAGGCTCCTGTATCTACTCCAGCCTTAAACTGGGGCAATCAAATGTCAAATTATGAAAAGTCATGTGTAGATGCTATTGAAGGACTCGCCAAAGTCTTGGGCAACGCACTACCTAAAAACAAAGATACCATTCAAAAAAGCGCTCCCTCTTTGGAAGAAGAAAAAAATAAAGAGATACTCTATCAGGTGGAGGGAACACCAGTCATCAATAATATCATTAACACACCTGGTATGGTGAAACTTATAGACAAAATGGCTGATATTATTATCACTCATGAGGTAGATTTTTGTGAGGCCGACAGAAATGGTGATGGAGATTTTGGTATGAGTATAGCAAAGGGATTTAAACAATTAAAAAAAGATTGGGATACCAGAAAAAAAGGAAATATAGGGGAATTTTTAATGAGCTGCTCTGAAATAATTATGGAGTACTGCGGAGGGGCTTCTGGACCTCTTTGGGGCAACGCTTTTAGATATGCAGGAAAAGCCTCTATCGACAAACAAGAAATAGGCGTTAGCGAACTGGCTGAATTATTACAAGCAGCAGTCATTGGCATACAAGAAACAGGTGAGAGATCTTTTGGGAGAGGAGCAAAAGTGGGAGATAAGACATTGATAGATGCCTTAGTTCCTGCGGCTGATAGCCTAAAAGATTCTGCAGAAAAAAACATAGATTTAATAACTGCCATGAAACTTTCTGCCGATGCCGCAAAAGAAGGTGCTGAAAAAACAAAAGGTTTTGCAGCAAATCTAGGAAGAGCGGGAACCGTGGGAGATAGAAGTATTGGCTATCCAGATGCAGGGGCTTATGGCATTGGGGTTATTTTTTCAGAATTATATGAATTTGCTAAAGATTTTAAGTAA